Proteins encoded in a region of the Candidatus Saccharimonadia bacterium genome:
- a CDS encoding penicillin-binding protein 2: MGFTNDAIAQRRRISTFTVLLVLLGVALASRLMYLQVVQHGRYLVQASNEHTRKYEVPARRGELFVHDGDAMSPVALNQTLTLVYADPRYVTDKAAAAVKLAAVLGGQSEMYLRKLNTGIEYAVLAERVPSDVAAKVKALKLVGIGMADRDYRSYPEGQLAAQALGFVNADGEGQYGIEGYLDDALAGKPGQLAAKTDTHGIPIATADNVVKPAVDGASYVLTIDRNIQAMAEQELAAQIQKVKAKSGSIVVMDPSNGAVRAMANFPSFDPNSYSKVTDFSVFVNQVVSSQFEPGSGLKAFTMAAGLDQSKVRPDTTYDDPGQIKVGDRTISNADGDKPGKNKTMTMVLRDSLNTGVVFVLRMLGGDPNKITLAGKKVLYDYFTKHFGFGERTGIEQSSEAAGSVLGPTTNDVTYANMTFGQGVSVTMIQMVAAMAAIANGGHLYQPRLVDGTLGADGTVAPKPAKLLIDHVLGPQTITDLNAMLQVVVQHGSGYLAGGMNPGYKIAGKTGTAQIPRPDGQGYIDGANIGSFVGFAPADNPKFVVMVRINEPGVPGFAETTTVPVFGDVCRWLFKYYGIPPSS, translated from the coding sequence ATGGGCTTTACGAACGACGCCATCGCGCAACGCCGCCGGATCAGCACCTTTACGGTGCTGCTGGTTTTGTTGGGTGTGGCGCTCGCGTCGCGGTTGATGTACCTGCAGGTGGTGCAGCATGGGCGCTATTTGGTGCAGGCGTCTAATGAACATACGCGAAAATACGAGGTACCGGCCCGGCGCGGTGAGTTGTTTGTGCACGATGGTGACGCGATGTCGCCGGTGGCGCTCAATCAGACGCTGACGCTCGTGTATGCTGATCCGCGCTATGTGACCGACAAAGCGGCCGCGGCGGTGAAGCTGGCGGCGGTGCTCGGTGGTCAATCGGAGATGTATCTGCGCAAGCTTAATACCGGCATTGAGTACGCGGTGTTGGCGGAGCGGGTGCCCTCAGATGTGGCGGCCAAGGTTAAGGCGCTTAAGTTGGTTGGGATTGGTATGGCTGACCGTGACTACCGGAGCTACCCTGAGGGGCAGTTGGCGGCGCAGGCGTTGGGGTTTGTGAATGCCGACGGCGAGGGCCAGTATGGGATTGAGGGCTATCTTGATGACGCACTGGCGGGGAAGCCGGGTCAACTAGCGGCCAAGACCGATACTCATGGCATCCCCATCGCGACGGCAGATAATGTAGTGAAGCCGGCAGTGGACGGGGCGAGCTATGTGCTGACGATCGACCGCAACATTCAGGCGATGGCGGAGCAGGAATTGGCGGCGCAGATTCAGAAGGTGAAGGCCAAGTCGGGTAGCATTGTGGTGATGGATCCGAGCAATGGAGCGGTGCGGGCGATGGCAAACTTTCCGAGTTTTGACCCTAATAGCTACAGCAAGGTAACCGACTTTAGCGTGTTTGTGAATCAGGTGGTATCGAGTCAGTTTGAGCCGGGATCGGGGCTGAAAGCTTTTACGATGGCGGCGGGGCTGGATCAATCGAAGGTGCGGCCTGATACGACCTACGATGACCCGGGCCAGATCAAGGTAGGCGACCGTACTATTAGCAACGCCGACGGGGATAAGCCCGGCAAAAACAAAACCATGACGATGGTACTGCGCGATTCTCTCAACACCGGCGTGGTATTTGTGCTGCGTATGCTGGGCGGCGATCCCAACAAGATTACCTTGGCAGGCAAGAAGGTTTTGTATGATTACTTCACGAAGCATTTTGGGTTTGGGGAGCGCACGGGGATTGAGCAATCGAGCGAGGCGGCCGGCTCGGTGCTCGGGCCAACGACCAACGATGTGACCTACGCCAATATGACGTTTGGCCAGGGCGTGAGTGTGACGATGATCCAGATGGTGGCGGCGATGGCGGCGATTGCCAATGGCGGGCATCTGTATCAGCCGCGACTGGTCGACGGTACGCTGGGGGCCGATGGTACGGTGGCGCCCAAGCCGGCTAAGTTGCTGATCGATCATGTGCTTGGCCCGCAGACGATTACTGATCTGAATGCGATGCTGCAAGTAGTGGTGCAGCATGGCTCGGGCTACCTGGCCGGCGGGATGAATCCAGGGTACAAAATTGCCGGCAAGACCGGTACTGCCCAGATTCCGCGGCCGGATGGGCAGGGCTATATCGACGGCGCCAATATTGGTTCGTTTGTGGGCTTTGCACCGGCCGACAACCCGAAGTTTGTGGTGATGGTGCGCATCAATGAGCCGGGCGTTCCGGGATTTGCGGAAACTACCACGGTGCCAGTATTTGGTGATGTGTGCCGGTGGTTGTTTAAGTACTACGGGATTCCGCCGTCATCGTGA